From the Brachyhypopomus gauderio isolate BG-103 chromosome 5, BGAUD_0.2, whole genome shotgun sequence genome, one window contains:
- the creb3l2 gene encoding cyclic AMP-responsive element-binding protein 3-like protein 2: protein MEILDGSEPFLQWDRNLSELSEQCENDNVLYSTHFTELLDDLSQEALLGQLLSDPFLSGRGEAMDGVEELTRSSPAPPPIQVEHSYSLSGDSRPQTPLCHLLGETASEPGDSEVEDWPMEKVDVPLCVEALLASPPALPPSLTVRPAGTAPTPTPSLPHHQQVGLDKMEEDGESFSPQVKLEPHEVDQFLNLSPKVLESLQMPPTPPSSHGSDTEGSQSPVHPCTQPSPAQSPPGLRVAPRTPTSLCNSPLLTAPHKLQGSGPLLLTEEERRTLIAEGYPVPTKLPLTKSEEKALKKIRRKIKNKISAQESRRKKKEYMDALEKKVETCSNENNELRRKVETLESTNKSLLQQLHSLQAAVAGKVPRSCRIASTQTSTCLMVVVLCFAVFLGSFYQGPCSSITKSELPRELTMQEYTATVKSRSLLEYDELSGVDEARLSGLGGDYPEWDGQANILTAWRPEPQHRPKQAEPQTAETHPTFVPNNGSSIQKGLLIDLHTHRSGDQRANESSKVIELERRVNEPL from the exons CACTTCACCGAGCTCCTGGATGACCTGTCCCAAGAGGCTTTGCTCGGTCAGTTGCTGAGTGACCCCTTCCTGTCTGGGAGGGGTGAAGCCATGGACGGGGTGGAGGAGCTTACTCGGTCCTCTCCGGCACCTCCACCCATCCAGGTGGAGCACAGCTACTCACTGAGCGGAGACTCGCGACCGCAGACGCCCCTCTGCCACCTGCTGGGAGAGACGGCCAGTGAGCCTG GGGACTCTGAAGTGGAGGATTGGCCTATGGAGAAGGTGgatgtgcctctgtgtgtggagGCTCTGCTGGCCAGCCCCCCCGCCCTGCCTCCATCACTCACCGTCAGGCCAGCGGGCACAGCGCCCacgcccacaccctctctcccgcACCACCAGCAGGTCGGCCTGGACAAG ATGGAGGAGGATGGTGAGAGCTTCAGCCCACAGGTCAAGCTGGAGCCGCACGAGGTGGATCAGTTCCTGAACCTCTCCCCTAAAG TGCTGGAGAGTCTCCAGatgcccccaacaccacccagttCCCATGGCAGTGACACAGAGGGCAGTCAGAGTCCCGTGCACCCCTGCACGCAGCCCAGCCCTGCACAGAGCCCACCGGGCCTGCGGGTGGCGCCACGCACACCCACCTCCCTCTGCAACTCCCCCCTGCTGACTGCACCACAC aagCTCCAGGGTTCAGGTCCTCTGCTGCTaacggaggaggagaggagaacctTGATTGCTGAGGGCTACCCAGTCCCCACAAAGCTGCCCCTCACCAAGTCTGAGGAGAAAGCCCTGAAAAAGATCCGCAGAAAGATTAAgaacaag ATTTCTGCTCAGGAAAGTCGCAGGAAGAAGAAAGAATACATGGACGCCCTCGAGAAAAA GGTGGAGACATGCTCCAATGAGAACAATGAACTTCGCAGGAAAGTCGAGACTCTTGAAAGTACCAACAA atctCTGCTCCAGCAGCTGCACTCTCTGCAGGCTGCAGTGGCAGGAAAGGTCCCTCGCTCCTGTAGGATCGCCAgcacacagacctccacctgCCTCATG gtggtggtgctgtgttTTGCTGTGTTCCTGGGGAGCTTCTACCAGGGTCCCTGTTCATCTATCACAAAGTCTGAGTTACCCAGAGAGCTCACCATGCAGGAGTACACTGctacag TGAAGTCCAGAAGTCTGCTGGAGTATGACGAGCTCAGTGGGGTTGATGAGGCCCGCCTCTCTGGACTGGGCGGAGACTATCCAGAGTGGGACGGCCAAGCGAACATCCTGACAGCATGGCGCCCAGAGCCACAGCACAGACCCAAACAGGCAGAGCCACAGACAGCAGAGACACACCCAACTTTTGTTCCCAACAATGGATCGAGCATTCAGAAAGGCCTTCTCATagacctacatacacacag GTCAGGGGACCAGCGGGCCAATGAGAGTTCAAAGGTCATTGAGCTGGAGAGACGAGTGAACGAGCCATTGTGA